CCTGCGTCGCGTTGGCGTTGAAGGTCACGATCAGTTTGTTTCCGTTGGCGCCGTCGCCACTGGGAGCGATCACGCCGATGGCCACACCGGACACGCTCACCACGCTACCCACGGTCACGCCATTGGACAGGCTGATGGCGCCGCTGGTGTCTATGCCCAGAACGTCCTGGTTGGCGCGGGCGTTGTTGACCATCTGCACGGTGAGATTGCCGCTGTTGAAGTTGGGCGTGTCGCTGTCGGTCACCGTGACCTGCGCGCCGGCGTCCAGCCTCACGGGGGCGCCTTTCTCGGTATAGGTCACCGCGTCGCCGCTCAGATTGCCGATGACTGGCGGACTGTTGGGCAGTATTTTCATGATCTTGCTGACGGGCGAGCTGTCGGACGTGCCGTCATTGACCACGAAGGTGATCGTCCGGTCGCCCTGGTACGGCATGGTCGAGCTATCGTGGTAAGTCACCGCCCGCAGCGCAGCCTCCCACTGGGCCACCGTGGCGAGGCTGCCTGAAGAGGTGAGCGTGAGCACGCCGGTGCTGGCGTTCCAGCTGCTGACGATGTTGCCGTACAGCGCGCTGTTGGTGTTGACGAAGGCGAGCACGTCCTCGCCGCTGCGGAAGCTGCCGCCGGTCAGGGAAACCGTGGCGTGGGACAGGCTGGTGCTGTCGGGATCGGTCAGCGTCAGGCTGGCGTCCACCTGCACCGGAAGGCCGTTGCCGTTGCTGTAGGTCGACGAACCGGCCGAGGGCGTGACCACGGGCAGCGTGCTGGGCGCGTCGGGCGTATCCAGCACGATGCTGTCCAGCGCCAGGCTGAGGGGCCGGCCGGGCTGGGCCGAGGTGAAGCGGACCGCGTCGATGTTGCCCCAGCCCTTGCCGAAGACGATGAGGCCGGCATTGAGGTCGGCGCTTATCCGGGTATAGGTCACGCTCCAGTCGCCCGAGCCATACGTGCCGCTGCGGGTCAGGTCAATCACGATCTGCTGCAGTGGCGTGGCGTTGAAGCCGCCGTCATACGCCGTCATGTACATCGACGATGCCAGGCCGGCCTGGAAATCCAGCGCGTTGAAAACCAGCGACTTCAGCTTGAAATTGTTGGCGAGGTCGATCGCGCTGAGTTCAAAGAAATTGCTGCCGGGACCGGCCCCTCCCGGGTCGTTCGAGATGGCCCGGCCGGAGAAGCCCGGGAAAGTCTGGCCGTAGATATCGGCCACATTGATCACGTCGATGATGCCGGTGCTGCTGGTCGCGTAACGCAGACCGTCGATCTCCAGGGTGTTCGTGTTGTTGCCCGCCGTGCCCGGCCAGTTTTCGAAGTCCTGGCTGGGCGGGGCTGCCAACAGGCCGTTGTAGGCGAAGGACAGCGCCGCCGTCTCCACGCTGCCGCTGACCGCTTCCAGCACCCAGTCGCCGCCGCGCGCGGCCGCGCCGGTGCGGTCATTGGAGGCGGCCACGTCGGCATGCGTCAGCTGCGCCAGCCGCGACAGCAATTCCGCGCCCCGGGCGTTGGCGCCGATGTCGCAGCCATAGAGCAGGATGTCGCCCTGCGCGGTCAGCGCCGCGCCGATGGCGGCCAGCTGGCTCTCGCGACCGCCGAGCGCGGCGGCGTTCAGCTCCACCGAGCCCAGGCGCATGCTGCCTTCGGCGCCGTGGCCGATGATGTGGATCGCGTCGATGCCGCTGCGGCCGCGCAGCGCGTCGGCGATCTGCTGCAAGCCATCGCGGGTCTTGTCCAGCACGATGACTTCGGTGCCGGGCCGGACCTGCGCGACCAGCTGCTGGTAGTCCTTGACCTGGTTGTCCACGAACACGATCTCGCGACGCGGCGCTTCCGCGGCCATGGCCACGCGGGCCAGGTCGGCGCCGGCCGGCGTGGCGTCGGCCTGCCGCGCGGCATCGGGGCGTTGCGCCTCGGCCGGCGGGGCGGCCTCCGGCCGGGCGGCATGAGCGGCGTCGGCTGTGGCGGCCACGGCGGCGGCGTCGAACATGAAGCGTTGTTCCAGCGCCAGCGGGCGCGCGGCCGGCAGGCGCGCGGCCGCCGGCAGGCCCGCCGCATCCGGGCGCGCGCCAAGCAGCGCGCGCTTGATGGCCGGAGCGACCTTATTCCACAGGGAGCGTTGGTTCGAGGTCATGGTATGTCCTGTCTTGCAGGGAATTCGGAGCGGGCCGGCGGCCCGGACGGGTCAGCGGACCGGCGGCGGTTCCATCAGCACCTGTCCGCTCATGCCGGCGATCAGGTCGTCGAAATGCCCGTCGATGCCGGCGTTCACCTTGATGGACTGGCTCACCGGGTCGACCCGGGCGGCCAGCCATTGCACCTTGGCGGGATAGGTCTTGCCGGTTTCGTCGATGCGCACCTGGAACGCCGCGCCCGGCTTGAGCCAGACCAGCCAGCGCGACGGCACGAGGAACTCCAGTTCCAGCGCCGTATCGTCGATGATGTCCAGCAGCGGCTGGCCCGGCTGCGCGTACTGCTGTTCGCGGATCTTCTGCTCGGCCACGCGGCCCGCGTAGGGCGCGGTCACGCGGCACTTGTCCAGCAGCGCCTTGCTCGCGGCCACCTCGGCGGCGGCCTTCTGCACTTCCGCCTGCGAGGTCTCCAGTTCGACCTTGCCCACCGAATTGAGCTGCGCCAGGCGCTGGTTTGCGCGCCAGGTCTTGTCGGCGGCGTTCTGGCCGGCATGGGCCTTGTTCAGCTGGGCCTGTTGCAGGCTGCAATCGAATTGCACCAGCAGCTGGTCCTTCTTGAACGCGCCGCCCTCGGTCACGGCCAGGCGCTGCACCTTGGCGCCGATCTCGGCCGCCAGCGTGGTGTATTGCCGGGGCGCGAGCTGGGCGCGAATGTCGCGCGGCTCCAGCGCGCCGCTTGGCGCGGGCGCGGGGATGGCCGGCAACGCCGATGCGGGTTGCGCCTGCGTCGGTGTCTGCATCTGCGTCTGCGCCGTTGCCGGCGCGACGTTGGCCAGTCCCAGGGCCCAGGCCAGGCCGATCAGGCGGGCCAGGCCGGTTCCGCGCCGCGCGGCGTCCTGGAGAATCATGGCAGTTTTCCGCTTTCCCATTGCGACAGGCCGCGAGCGACGGCGGCGGTCAGTTCGGGCAGCGGCATGGCGTCCGAACCGTCGATCGTGGGCTCCAATCCCAGCGTGGCCTGCAGGCGCGCGGCGGCGGCCTGCATGTTGGACAGAGCCTGGTAGCGGCGCAGCGACGACAGGATGGCGCCGGCCTGTTGCGAGACCTGTTCCAGACCGGCCTGCTTCTGCGCCCGTACCTGATTGTCGACATGGCGGGCGATGCGCTGGTCCACGCCGGCGATCTCGTCGGCGCGCTGGTATTGGTTCATCGCGTTGCCGAATTGCAGGCGGGCGATGTGCAGCTGCGCCAGCACGGCCATCTGCGTGGCCAGCCGCTTCTGGTCGGCCAGCGACACGCCGTCCTTGGCCAGCTTCCATTGCTGCGGCGCGGACAGCAGGCTCAACAGGTTGAACGAGACCTGCACGCCGGCTTCGCGCCAATGGTCGTTGATCAGGTAGCTGTCGTTGCTCTTGTTCAGCGAGTAGTTGAACGACAGGCCGGGGAACATGCGCAACAGCACGCGCTTGGTCTCTTCCTGGGCGATGCGGGCGTTGTACAGGCTTTCGCGCAGGTCAGGATTCAGCATCAGCGCGCGCGCTTCCAGGTCCTCGACCGGCTGTTCCAGCCATTGCGGACGGGGGTTGAAAGCGGGCTCCACCACGCGCAGGTTCTGGGTGTCCATGCCAGGCGGCAGGCCCATCAGCGACGCCAGCTCGATGCGGGACGCCGACAGTTCTTCCTGGATGGCTTCCAGCAGGCGCACGTTCTCCAGCAGCTGGCGCTGGTAGCGCAGCGGCTCCAGCGGCGAGCGCAGCTGCTCGGCCTCGGCCTTGCGGGCGTCGGCCAGCGCTTTTTCCGCCTGGTCACGGGCCGAGCGCAGCGAGCTTTCCAGCGCCTGGCTGGCGACCACGCGCCAGTAGGCGGTGCGCACATCCTGCACCAGCGTGTAGATGGCCTTGCGGCGGCGCTCGGCGGCGATGCGCACGCGGTCGGCGTTCTGGCGCGCGGCGTAATAGCTCTGGCCGAAATCCAGCAGGCTCCAGGACAGCGTCAGGGCGCTCTGCGTGTAGTCGCGGTCGGTCGAGATGTAGGGATGCGCCAGCGAGGGCTGCCCCGTCACCGAGTCCGTGCTGCGGGTGATCAGGTCCTTGTCGCGGTAGCGGTAGCCGGCCGACGCCACCAGCTTGGGCAGCATGTCGAAGGTGGACACATCATAGGTGCCCTGCGCCACCGCTTCCTCCATCGCCCGCAGGCGCTGGCCGGCGTTGTACTTGATGGCGCGCGCGATCGCTTCTTCCAGCGGCACCGGACCGCTGACCGGCGCCACGTCCCTGGCCAGGGTCTGGCGGTCGGCCTGCACCTGGGTCTTGATGTCATCCGCGCTCAGCGGCTGGGCGGTGAAGCTGGCGCAGCCCGACAGCAGCGCGCCGGCGCCGATCACGCCCCACAGGCGCAGCGGGGGCAGGCGCAAGGAACGGCCTTGTATGGAAATATTCATCGTCTTGTTTGTAGTTTCTTGTTACTTGTATGGTTGAGACGTGCGAAAGCCATACCCTGGCGGCAGAACATGGAGCAACAGCGGGGTTTGCCGAGAGTCCGAAGCTGGCAGGACGCGGCAGTCCTGGAACAGCCCTAAGGTGTTAACGGTTCAGCGAGAACGAATCCTAAGGCAGCAGTAACAAATTCCACAATTGGGGATTGTCGTCACCGGTCGCGATTGTTGCGAAATAGCCTGGGCCGGCGAAGTTTGCCGGACGTCATCGCGTCACGCCACGGATTGTGTTGAGTACGCTGCGCGTCCGGTTCGCCATGTCCGCCCGAAGTTCTGCCTTCGCCTGCCGCAAGGCGCGGAACCGACTCTCGC
The Achromobacter sp. AONIH1 DNA segment above includes these coding regions:
- a CDS encoding efflux RND transporter periplasmic adaptor subunit; translated protein: MQTPTQAQPASALPAIPAPAPSGALEPRDIRAQLAPRQYTTLAAEIGAKVQRLAVTEGGAFKKDQLLVQFDCSLQQAQLNKAHAGQNAADKTWRANQRLAQLNSVGKVELETSQAEVQKAAAEVAASKALLDKCRVTAPYAGRVAEQKIREQQYAQPGQPLLDIIDDTALELEFLVPSRWLVWLKPGAAFQVRIDETGKTYPAKVQWLAARVDPVSQSIKVNAGIDGHFDDLIAGMSGQVLMEPPPVR
- a CDS encoding TolC family protein, encoding MNISIQGRSLRLPPLRLWGVIGAGALLSGCASFTAQPLSADDIKTQVQADRQTLARDVAPVSGPVPLEEAIARAIKYNAGQRLRAMEEAVAQGTYDVSTFDMLPKLVASAGYRYRDKDLITRSTDSVTGQPSLAHPYISTDRDYTQSALTLSWSLLDFGQSYYAARQNADRVRIAAERRRKAIYTLVQDVRTAYWRVVASQALESSLRSARDQAEKALADARKAEAEQLRSPLEPLRYQRQLLENVRLLEAIQEELSASRIELASLMGLPPGMDTQNLRVVEPAFNPRPQWLEQPVEDLEARALMLNPDLRESLYNARIAQEETKRVLLRMFPGLSFNYSLNKSNDSYLINDHWREAGVQVSFNLLSLLSAPQQWKLAKDGVSLADQKRLATQMAVLAQLHIARLQFGNAMNQYQRADEIAGVDQRIARHVDNQVRAQKQAGLEQVSQQAGAILSSLRRYQALSNMQAAAARLQATLGLEPTIDGSDAMPLPELTAAVARGLSQWESGKLP